The sequence tagagatgagcgaacctggagcatgctggagtccgtccgaacccgaactttcggcatttgattagcggtggctgcttaagttggataaagccctaaggctatgtggaaaacatggatatagtcattggctgtatctgttttccagacaaccttagagctttatccaacttcagaagcccccgctaatcaaataccgaacgttcgggttaggatgaactcgaacccgaacccggttcgcttatctgtAATCACCAccccgtcctcaggttgtttgtggtattacaacttggctccactCTCGTCAATGGAtctgggctgcaataccacacacagaatGAAAGGGAAATAAGCAGCTGTGTTTTGAATATGCTGAATGtctattcctcccccccccccccccttaccttctgCTTATTACCTCTGCAGCATACCCTGATAGTCACTGACCCCGAAAACCTCCTGAAGGCCCCGACTATAGTGGGGAAGAATACTCTGAACCCCATCCTGTTCCGAGGTGTGGGGTAAGTACCTGCTGTGTGGGCTGATGCCGGGCCCCGGGGGTCCCTGGGCTGTTCTGATAACTGTGTTCATGTCCTGTACAGGATGGTGGCCGATCCAGATAACCCCCTGGTGCTGGACATCCTCACCGGCTCCTCCACCTCATACTCCTTCTTCCCTGATAAGCAAATCACACAGGTGAGTCTCCCCGAATGTCAGACCTAGGTGTGTTCCCCAGCCTgtggcaagactacaactcccatcatgccctgacatgaCAGGTTGAGCAGCACTGTTCTATATTGTGCCCCAGTAACATAACATGATGTGGTGTTCTGTCTTCTACCACCCAGTACCCACATGCAGTAGGCAAGAACACCCTCCTGATCGCCGGGCTCCAGGCCAGGAATAACGCCCGCGTAGTCTTCAGTGGCTCTCTGGATTTCTTCAGTGACGCTTTCTTCAACTCTGCTGTGCAGAAGGTGGCTCCCGGCTCCACCAGGTATGACCCGCCGCCATCTTTGCCTTCCCTGCAGCGACTGATGATGTGGTGCCGGACTCATGGGTTCTGCTCTTTGCTGTTTTCCCATTCAGATACTCCAAGACCGGAAACTATGAGCTGGCGGTGGCCCTGTCCCGGTGGGTGTTTAAGGAGGAGGGCGTGCTAAGGGTTGGCGCTGTGTCACACCATCGTGTTGGAGAAAGCGAACCTCCCAGTGCTTACACAATCACCGACCTTGTGGTAAGGATATGGCTTATAGGGGCAGCCTTGTGTTCCTGGGGATCCCTCCTTTCCCAGTGATAGTGTTCAATGTAATGTGCATTAGATGTCCAGCCAGCTTTACCggagttatccagcgttagaaaaacatggccgctttcttccagagacagcaccgctcttgtctccaggtcaggtgtgatttgtagtttagctccattcacttcagtgaaacagaattgcaaaacctgcacccagcctggagacaagagcggtgctgtttctggaggaaagtggccatgtttttctcacaCTGGCTAACCCCTTAAATCGGCCCATGTTGCCTCAGTGAGATAGCGCTCTTGTCTCAGGACTGTGGTTTGGCTCATGCTCCCTGTGTCCTCTCTGCAGGAGTACAGCATCGTGATTGAGAAGCTCTCTGATGGGAAGTGGATCCCGTTTGATGGAGACGACATTCAGCTGGAATTTGTGCGCATTGATCCATTTGTCAGAACCTTCCTGAAGAAGAACGGTCAGTTTAGTGTCGGCCCCCTCCTCACCCTGAGTACTCGCCCGGTCACTGAGAACATGCAGCTTATAACTCTCATCTCCTACAGGTGGGAAGTACAGCGTCCAGTTCAAGCTTCCTGATGTGTATGGCGTGTTCCAGTTCAAGGTGGATTATAACAGACTGGGATACACTCACCTCTACTCCGCCACACAGGTGAGCGCTGACTGTCCTGTACTGGGCCCCCTCCTGCACAGAAGACTGGTAACTGTG is a genomic window of Dendropsophus ebraccatus isolate aDenEbr1 chromosome 12, aDenEbr1.pat, whole genome shotgun sequence containing:
- the DDOST gene encoding dolichyl-diphosphooligosaccharide--protein glycosyltransferase 48 kDa subunit codes for the protein MMAASLSSVLLLLAGLLLSPGAQAGPRTLVLLENINLRETHSLFFRSLSDRGFDLSFKTADDPGLSLIKYGEFLYDNLIIFSPSVEDFGGNINVETISSFIDGGGSVLVAASSDIGDPLRELGSECGIEFDEEKTAVIDHHNYDVSDPGQHTLIVTDPENLLKAPTIVGKNTLNPILFRGVGMVADPDNPLVLDILTGSSTSYSFFPDKQITQYPHAVGKNTLLIAGLQARNNARVVFSGSLDFFSDAFFNSAVQKVAPGSTRYSKTGNYELAVALSRWVFKEEGVLRVGAVSHHRVGESEPPSAYTITDLVEYSIVIEKLSDGKWIPFDGDDIQLEFVRIDPFVRTFLKKNGGKYSVQFKLPDVYGVFQFKVDYNRLGYTHLYSATQVSVRPLQHTQYERFIPSAFPYYASAFSMMFGLFIFSIVFLHMKEKEKSD